The following proteins come from a genomic window of Thermocrinis jamiesonii:
- a CDS encoding GYD domain-containing protein — protein sequence MPVFVMLTTLTDEGMKTLKNKPERIKEVDKEVMDKFGVKILAQYAVMGPYDFVNIIEAPDNDTVVKMAIELGSRGTIRTLTMPAIEIDRLIEDLKSI from the coding sequence ATGCCGGTATTTGTGATGTTAACCACACTAACAGACGAAGGTATGAAAACTTTGAAGAATAAGCCCGAAAGGATCAAAGAAGTGGATAAAGAGGTGATGGATAAATTTGGAGTTAAGATCTTGGCTCAGTATGCGGTAATGGGACCTTACGACTTTGTAAACATAATAGAAGCTCCGGACAACGACACAGTAGTAAAGATGGCCATAGAGTTGGGGTCCAGAGGGACTATAAGAACACTGACAATGCCAGCTATAGAAATTGATAGGCTAATAGAGGACCTAAAGAGCATCTGA
- the metF gene encoding methylenetetrahydrofolate reductase [NAD(P)H]: MKIGEILKREFSVSFEFFPPKSAEGEAELFRTIKELETIRPTFVSVTYGAGGSTRDRTRNIAKRIHTETNITVMAHLTCIAHSKEEIMQILQDYKDIGIENILALRGDVPKDGLKDSTKGCKYAVELVRFIRENFGDWFSIGVASYPEKHPESPNMDWEIKHFKEKVLAGADFSITQMFFDNTYYYRFVERCQREGINIPIIPGIMPITNFSQIKKFAIMCGATIPQNLVELLEPYSDNPEETTKRGVEFAIKQCEDLLSNGVPGLHFYTLNKSKATLLIYQAIKHKIPIKDLSV, encoded by the coding sequence TTGAAAATAGGAGAGATATTAAAGAGGGAATTTAGTGTATCCTTTGAGTTTTTTCCTCCTAAGTCTGCAGAAGGTGAAGCCGAGCTTTTTAGAACCATAAAAGAATTGGAAACTATAAGACCAACCTTTGTATCTGTTACCTACGGAGCGGGCGGAAGCACAAGGGATAGAACAAGAAACATAGCTAAGAGAATACACACAGAAACTAATATAACCGTAATGGCTCATCTAACGTGCATAGCGCATTCTAAGGAAGAAATAATGCAGATATTACAAGATTACAAAGATATAGGAATAGAAAACATTTTGGCTCTCAGAGGAGATGTTCCAAAGGATGGCTTAAAGGATTCTACAAAAGGATGCAAATATGCGGTAGAATTGGTAAGGTTTATACGAGAAAACTTCGGTGATTGGTTTTCCATAGGTGTGGCAAGCTATCCAGAAAAACATCCAGAATCTCCTAACATGGACTGGGAAATTAAGCATTTCAAAGAAAAAGTTTTGGCTGGTGCTGACTTTTCCATAACTCAGATGTTCTTTGATAATACCTACTATTATAGGTTCGTGGAAAGGTGCCAAAGGGAAGGTATAAACATACCTATCATACCGGGCATTATGCCTATAACCAATTTTAGTCAGATAAAAAAGTTTGCGATCATGTGCGGTGCAACTATACCACAGAACTTGGTGGAGCTCTTGGAACCTTATTCTGACAATCCGGAGGAAACTACAAAAAGGGGAGTGGAATTTGCCATAAAGCAGTGTGAAGACCTTTTAAGTAACGGTGTGCCAGGTCTGCACTTTTACACTTTAAACAAGTCTAAGGCAACCTTGCTCATATACCAAGCCATAAAACATAAGATACCTATTAAGGACCTATCTGTCTGA